One stretch of Sandaracinaceae bacterium DNA includes these proteins:
- the dapB gene encoding 4-hydroxy-tetrahydrodipicolinate reductase, which yields MTRIALAGATGRMGHAIADVIAEDPLLTLTAAYGRDDDEALGTSLRGITVTKLGPIDADVVIDFTRPDGTRAVIERCAAAKCPLVSGTTGLGAEELAALDALAADVPVVWAPNMSVGVTLLFHLAEQASRLLGPDFDAEIVEMHHRHKVDAPSGTAVRLAERVAAGRGLDPAEAVVHGRSGHVGPRPGGEIGVMTLRGGSVIGDHTLVLAGPGERLELSHRAQDRSIFARGAVRAARWVVSQAPGRYEMPHVLGIDALG from the coding sequence ATGACGCGCATCGCGCTCGCCGGGGCCACCGGCCGCATGGGTCACGCGATCGCCGACGTGATCGCGGAGGACCCGCTCCTCACGCTCACCGCTGCCTACGGGCGCGACGACGACGAGGCGCTCGGGACCTCGCTCCGCGGGATCACGGTGACGAAGCTCGGCCCGATCGACGCCGACGTGGTCATCGACTTCACCCGGCCCGACGGGACCCGCGCGGTGATCGAGCGCTGCGCCGCGGCGAAGTGCCCGCTCGTCAGCGGGACCACGGGGCTCGGCGCGGAGGAGCTGGCCGCGCTGGACGCGCTCGCGGCGGACGTGCCCGTGGTCTGGGCGCCGAACATGAGCGTGGGGGTCACGCTGCTCTTCCACCTCGCGGAGCAGGCGAGCCGCCTCCTCGGTCCGGACTTCGACGCCGAGATCGTGGAGATGCACCACCGGCACAAGGTGGACGCGCCCAGCGGCACCGCGGTGCGGCTCGCGGAGCGGGTGGCGGCGGGCCGCGGGCTCGATCCGGCCGAGGCGGTCGTGCACGGTCGCAGCGGGCACGTGGGTCCCCGGCCCGGCGGTGAGATCGGCGTGATGACGCTCCGCGGCGGCAGCGTGATCGGGGACCACACGCTGGTCCTCGCGGGCCCGGGTGAGCGACTCGAGCTCAGCCACCGGGCCCAGGACCGCAGCATCTTCGCCCGCGGCGCGGTGCGCGCGGCCCGGTGGGTCGTCTCCCAGGCGCCGGGCCGCTACGAGATGCCGCACGTCCTCGGGATCGACGCGCTGGGTTGA